TGGAGATGGTTCGCGGCGGATTTTCGGCCTCGGTGCGATTCGAGGCCATGGGCGTGACCCGTTACGGGGACTCCGGCCCCGCCGCCGAGGTCTACCGCGCGATGGGGCTGAGCCCCGAGGGCATTGCCGAGACCTTCGCCCACCTGAGGGGCTGAGCGGCGCGTGCGGCTCTGTTCGAGGCGGCGCTGTTTGAAGAGGGACGGATTGTCATGACGGCGGGGCGCATGATGCTTCATATCTGCTGCGCGCCCGACGCGACGGTGCCGATGCGCGAGCTTCAGGCGGAGGGTTGGGAGGTGTCCGGTTTTTTCTACGGCTCCAATATCCATCCTCAGGAGGAGTACCTTCGGCGCCTTGCCGCGCTGCGCACCCTCCGGGACTGCGAATCCGTGCCCGTGGTCGAGGCCCCCTATCTTCCCAGGAGCTGGTTCGACAGGATGGCCGGCCTGATGGAGGAGCCGGAGGGTGGGGTGAGGTGCACGGCCTGCTTCGCCCTCCAGCTGGAGGCCGCGGCCCTCGAGGCTCGGAGGAAGGGTTATGGGCGCCTGTGCTCCAGCCTGACGACCAGTCCGCACAAGGACGTCCCGAGGATCCTTCGTCTGGGGGCGGAGATCTGCGGCCGCCACGGGCTGGACTGGGAGCCCCGCGTGTGGCGCAAACACGACGGCTTCCTGCGGTCCTTGAAGCTATCCCGGGAGATGGGGCTGTACCGGCAGAACTACTGCGGCTGTCTTCCGAGCCTTTTGGGGCGGAGCGCACGCTCCTGCCCCACAGGGGTTCAAAAGGCGGCGACGCGCTCTCCGATCCTGCCGGACAGGGTGCGGACCTCCTGCGCGTCCGCCTCGAAGCCGGAGCGCCCCATCAGTCCGTATGTATAATTCTTGCCCTGCTCGACCCCGGGCTGGTCGAACGGGTCCACCCCCATGAGGTAGCCCGTCAGGGCCGTCACGTACTCGTAGAATTGGATGAGCGCCCCCAGCCGGAAGGCGTCCAGGGCCGGGATGGAGAGCGAGACGACGGGGCGCCCGACCTTGTGCAGCGCCGCCGCCGTGGCCTCGGCCTCGAAGTTCCTCAGCGTGTCCATCGATTTTCCGTACAGGTAGGAGAGCTTGTCGAAGGACCTCTCGGACGCGGCGGGCAGGGCGATATCCCCCTTGCCCTGGTCCACGGTGAGGACGGTGTAGAATTTGTCGTCCGGCCCCGAGGTGTAGAGCTGGATCTGCGAGTGCTGATCGATGGCGCCCAGGGCGCGCACGGGCGTGGACCCCTTGCCGTCCTTGCCCAGGGACTCGCCCCAGAGCTGCGCGAACCACTCCCCGAATCGTTCCAGGGGATCGGCGTAGGCCATCAGGACGTTGATGTTGCGCCCTCGGTCCATGTGCATGAGGTTGAGCCCGGCCAGGATCCAGGCCGGGTTCTCCAGGACCAAGGCGGACCGGCTCAGCCGCGCGTCGAGCTCGCGGGCCCCCTGAAGGAGCCCCTTGCAGTCGATACCGAGCGCCCAGGCCGAGAGGAGCCCAACGCAGGACAGGACGGAAAAACGTCCCCCGACGTCCTCGGGAAGCACCAGGCTCTTGCACCCGGTCTCCTCGACGAAGGGACGGAGGATCCCCTTCTCCTTGTCCGTCACCACGACGACCCGTTCACGGGCCGATGCCTCTCCCAGCGTGTCCCTCAGCTTCTCCCAGAAGAAAAGAAAATTCGCGGCCGTCTCCGCCGTGCTACCCGATTTGCTGACGACGA
The sequence above is a segment of the uncultured Fretibacterium sp. genome. Coding sequences within it:
- a CDS encoding glucose-6-phosphate isomerase; this encodes MQERSLLSLAYGAALMGGDRAVAFEDIDALRPRLRAGDTWLRENAAAGRQGFGWMDLPGRNVDAIQTLARWLATRESIVQVGIGGSALGNLMLHNALLPSFWNELSASKRNAPRFFMADNVDSAENRAIWDLINPESTAVVVVSKSGSTAETAANFLFFWEKLRDTLGEASARERVVVVTDKEKGILRPFVEETGCKSLVLPEDVGGRFSVLSCVGLLSAWALGIDCKGLLQGARELDARLSRSALVLENPAWILAGLNLMHMDRGRNINVLMAYADPLERFGEWFAQLWGESLGKDGKGSTPVRALGAIDQHSQIQLYTSGPDDKFYTVLTVDQGKGDIALPAASERSFDKLSYLYGKSMDTLRNFEAEATAAALHKVGRPVVSLSIPALDAFRLGALIQFYEYVTALTGYLMGVDPFDQPGVEQGKNYTYGLMGRSGFEADAQEVRTLSGRIGERVAAF
- a CDS encoding epoxyqueuosine reductase QueH, producing MTAGRMMLHICCAPDATVPMRELQAEGWEVSGFFYGSNIHPQEEYLRRLAALRTLRDCESVPVVEAPYLPRSWFDRMAGLMEEPEGGVRCTACFALQLEAAALEARRKGYGRLCSSLTTSPHKDVPRILRLGAEICGRHGLDWEPRVWRKHDGFLRSLKLSREMGLYRQNYCGCLPSLLGRSARSCPTGVQKAATRSPILPDRVRTSCASASKPERPISPYV